A genomic region of Desulfosarcina ovata subsp. ovata contains the following coding sequences:
- a CDS encoding acyltransferase: MIKDHRPYGVKKAYLKLQKFYANHFLRPQMAHLGKGFSFMRPWHVELFGGPIRIGSYATVIATPDKKIRLSVWPAEAGRGHITIGDYCLICPGVRISSAEGVTMADNCMIANGAYITDSDWHGIYNRLSFGRARAVTVEKNVWIGDSAIVCKGVTIGENSIIGAGAIVVDSVPANCVAAGNPARVVKRLDPAEPFTTRAQFFSDSARLARDFMAWEQAMLHGNTLFGWLRHLLFPVRGD; encoded by the coding sequence ATGATCAAGGATCATCGTCCATACGGGGTCAAGAAAGCCTACCTGAAGCTTCAGAAGTTCTATGCCAACCATTTCCTGCGGCCCCAGATGGCCCATCTGGGAAAGGGGTTCAGTTTCATGCGCCCCTGGCATGTGGAGCTGTTCGGCGGCCCCATCCGCATCGGTAGTTACGCCACGGTCATTGCCACGCCGGACAAGAAAATCCGCCTGTCGGTCTGGCCGGCCGAAGCGGGCAGGGGCCACATCACCATCGGCGACTACTGCCTGATCTGCCCGGGCGTGCGCATCAGCAGCGCCGAGGGGGTCACCATGGCCGACAACTGCATGATCGCCAACGGGGCCTACATTACCGATTCGGACTGGCACGGCATCTACAATCGCCTCTCCTTCGGCCGGGCCCGGGCGGTGACGGTTGAAAAAAATGTCTGGATCGGGGACAGCGCCATTGTCTGCAAGGGGGTCACCATCGGTGAAAACAGCATCATCGGCGCCGGCGCCATCGTGGTGGATTCGGTGCCGGCCAACTGCGTGGCCGCCGGCAACCCGGCCCGGGTGGTCAAACGGCTGGACCCGGCGGAACCCTTTACCACCCGCGCCCAGTTCTTCTCGGATTCGGCCCGCCTGGCCCGGGATTTCATGGCCTGGGAACAGGCCATGCTGCACGGCAACACCCTTTTCGGCTGGCTGCGCCACCTGCTCTTTCCCGTCCGGGGGGATTGA
- a CDS encoding glutamate synthase subunit beta — protein MGKPTGFMEHDRQLPERRPVEQRVGDFREIYRPFAETDLRDQAARCMDCGVPTCHAGCPLGNRIPDWNDDVYHGRWEAALKQLLATNNFPEFTGRLCPAPCEEACVLSINAPAVTIEQIEKTIIEKAFAAGWVRPLPPSRRTGKKVAVVGSGPSGLACAQQLNRAGHQVTVFERDARPGGLLRYGIPDFKLEKGVLDRRLELMQQEGVDFRCGVQAGADRDGPSLCADFDAVVLCTGSTRPRDLPIPGRELAGIHFAMEFLSGQNRVLAGEEKHLAVQAHGRQVVVIGGGDTGSDCIGTSHRQGAAGVVNFELLPQPPVDRPQNQPWPFWPMRLRTSSSHEEGGSRHWNILTKRFVGENGRVTGIETVEVDWIEENGRPVRFEEIPGSEKTWLADLVLLALGFTGPEADTVVAQLDLDLDERGNLHTGDDYMTSRPGVFAAGDARRGQSLIVWAISEGREAARAVDLFLMGRSDLPQKEGADLPRV, from the coding sequence ATGGGCAAACCCACAGGATTCATGGAGCACGACCGGCAGTTGCCCGAGCGGCGGCCGGTGGAACAGCGGGTCGGTGATTTCCGGGAGATCTACCGGCCCTTTGCCGAAACGGATCTGCGCGACCAGGCCGCCCGTTGCATGGACTGCGGCGTGCCCACCTGCCATGCCGGATGCCCCCTGGGCAACCGCATTCCCGACTGGAACGACGACGTCTACCACGGCCGCTGGGAAGCGGCATTAAAACAGCTGCTGGCCACCAACAACTTTCCCGAGTTCACCGGCCGGCTTTGCCCCGCGCCCTGCGAAGAGGCTTGCGTGCTCAGCATCAACGCCCCGGCGGTGACCATCGAACAGATCGAGAAGACGATTATCGAAAAGGCCTTTGCCGCCGGCTGGGTAAGGCCGCTGCCGCCGTCCCGGCGGACGGGAAAAAAGGTGGCCGTGGTCGGATCCGGCCCCTCGGGGCTGGCCTGCGCCCAGCAGCTCAACCGCGCCGGCCATCAGGTGACCGTCTTCGAACGCGATGCCCGGCCTGGCGGGCTGCTGCGCTACGGGATTCCCGACTTCAAGCTGGAAAAGGGGGTTCTCGACCGGCGCCTGGAGCTGATGCAGCAGGAGGGCGTCGATTTCCGCTGCGGTGTCCAGGCCGGGGCCGACCGGGACGGTCCCTCCCTGTGTGCCGACTTCGACGCCGTGGTGCTGTGCACGGGCAGTACCCGCCCCCGGGATCTGCCGATCCCCGGCCGCGAGTTGGCCGGTATCCACTTCGCCATGGAATTTCTCAGTGGACAGAACCGGGTGCTCGCCGGCGAGGAAAAGCATCTTGCCGTCCAGGCCCACGGCCGCCAGGTGGTGGTGATCGGTGGTGGGGATACGGGCAGTGACTGCATCGGCACCAGCCATCGCCAGGGGGCTGCCGGAGTGGTCAACTTCGAACTGCTGCCGCAGCCCCCCGTTGATCGCCCGCAGAATCAGCCCTGGCCCTTTTGGCCCATGCGCCTGCGCACCAGCAGCAGCCACGAGGAAGGCGGCAGCCGTCACTGGAATATTCTCACCAAACGGTTTGTCGGTGAAAACGGCCGGGTGACGGGCATCGAGACCGTTGAGGTGGACTGGATCGAGGAAAACGGCCGGCCGGTGAGATTTGAGGAAATTCCCGGCAGCGAAAAAACCTGGCTGGCGGATCTGGTGCTGCTGGCCCTGGGGTTTACCGGTCCCGAGGCGGACACGGTGGTGGCCCAACTGGACCTGGACCTTGATGAACGCGGCAACCTGCATACGGGAGACGATTACATGACCTCGCGGCCCGGCGTCTTTGCCGCCGGCGACGCCCGCCGCGGCCAGTCCCTGATCGTCTGGGCCATCTCCGAGGGCCGGGAGGCGGCCCGGGCCGTGGATCTTTTTCTCATGGGCCGCAGCGACCTGCCCCAAAAAGAGGGCGCTGACCTGCCGCGGGTGTGA
- a CDS encoding helix-turn-helix domain-containing protein — protein MSYFRFPKYVSVAEKRARAEKKIRQLKKKNPDLAPVIIEGRTLARTWWGKSWNRNLERYADYSNRIERGRSYVRHLAVLDLKIDKGAVAALVQGSQRAPYTVEIKIKALPKSNWGAITAACAQQLDSLQDLLAGRFPESLAHLFMQKDSGLFPSPKDIEFACSCPDWAYMCKHVAAVLYGIGARLDEDPALFFLLRQVNMNDLISKAIEDTTAQWIQNAEANETPTIAEADLGNLFGIDMDAVPDLGNLETDVSAKPKLSGKPSQKARATRQAAPGMVSERQQIIELVNTATDGITAAELHHQSGIGIVKIRNVLYQAYHNGEVEKVSRGVYRAKHSRAKAPATPAQRRTAVLKCIETADKGLRAPQVAESAGLPLATVRPIMIRLLNDGAIQRLSRGVYGPLDRTHQKTVPSTTAAIFKLIKNHPKGIGAAALIKQSGCEEKRLRNVLFRLHQKGRIRRIARGTYVAAAGKKQKKA, from the coding sequence ATGAGCTACTTCCGGTTCCCCAAATATGTCTCCGTGGCCGAAAAACGGGCCCGGGCCGAGAAAAAAATTCGTCAGTTGAAGAAGAAAAACCCCGATCTCGCGCCGGTGATTATCGAGGGGCGCACCCTGGCCCGGACCTGGTGGGGCAAATCGTGGAACCGCAACCTCGAGCGCTACGCCGATTACAGCAACCGCATCGAGCGTGGCCGCAGCTATGTGCGCCACCTGGCCGTGCTCGACCTTAAAATCGACAAGGGGGCGGTGGCCGCCCTGGTGCAGGGATCGCAACGCGCGCCCTACACGGTGGAGATCAAGATCAAGGCCCTGCCAAAATCCAATTGGGGCGCCATCACCGCCGCCTGCGCGCAGCAACTCGACTCCTTGCAGGATCTGTTGGCCGGCCGATTTCCCGAAAGCCTGGCGCATCTGTTCATGCAGAAAGACAGCGGCCTCTTCCCTTCGCCAAAGGATATCGAGTTCGCCTGCAGCTGCCCGGACTGGGCCTATATGTGCAAACACGTCGCCGCCGTGCTGTATGGCATCGGCGCGCGCCTGGACGAGGATCCGGCGCTCTTTTTCCTGTTGCGTCAGGTCAACATGAACGACCTGATCAGCAAGGCCATCGAAGACACCACGGCCCAGTGGATTCAGAATGCCGAAGCGAACGAGACGCCGACCATTGCCGAGGCGGATCTGGGTAATCTTTTCGGTATCGATATGGATGCGGTGCCCGATTTGGGAAATCTCGAAACCGACGTCAGCGCAAAGCCGAAACTTTCCGGCAAGCCCAGTCAAAAGGCCCGGGCCACCAGACAAGCCGCACCAGGCATGGTGAGTGAACGCCAGCAGATCATCGAGCTGGTCAACACGGCAACCGATGGCATTACTGCCGCCGAGTTGCACCACCAGAGCGGTATCGGCATCGTCAAAATCCGCAACGTTCTCTACCAGGCCTACCACAACGGTGAGGTCGAGAAAGTCTCCCGGGGCGTTTACCGGGCCAAGCATTCCCGGGCGAAAGCCCCGGCGACGCCGGCCCAGCGCCGGACAGCGGTCCTGAAATGTATTGAAACCGCCGATAAGGGCCTTCGGGCTCCTCAAGTGGCCGAATCGGCCGGGCTTCCCCTGGCCACCGTCCGGCCGATCATGATCCGCCTGCTGAACGACGGCGCGATCCAACGACTGTCCCGCGGCGTTTACGGGCCGCTGGACCGCACGCACCAAAAGACGGTGCCTTCAACGACAGCCGCCATTTTCAAGCTGATCAAAAACCACCCCAAAGGCATCGGCGCTGCCGCCCTCATCAAGCAATCCGGCTGTGAGGAGAAGCGGCTGCGCAATGTCCTTTTTCGCCTCCATCAAAAGGGGCGCATCCGCCGCATCGCACGGGGAACTTATGTGGCTGCAGCGGGGAAAAAGCAAAAAAAGGCGTAA
- a CDS encoding DEAD/DEAH box helicase — MAATPPARDLIAVLMPDGTPQLEWAAVETRINKSRQLLQQELADRFAAAGDGWLLSLGFSDPDIPLSPSLAFWREVAGDFTRQLIRTPDLEALRGSIRLDLPEERIDGWLDRAPMMTGVDYLNADRLKQAWEGLHLAWQTAMEAHRGTVADFIRTMSPKAHLVGRIFFHLVENKAADLPFAFLATYSTRLNQAGESRHVPLKFALQEFAGNREKLLELMATVHEAARSSPLLGDLLASGRIFQPLAWPAPQAYRFLKDIPVFERAGILCRIPNWWKSGAPRITLDLQFGSRQPSMVGMEAILAFDAGLLLDGQPLSRDEVRDLLAQSEGLAFIKNRWVAVDPDKLQKALAAYEKAEALTAGGGLSWLEAMRLQMNPEALLGDGEEDAGLVSVSHGQWLADVIGKLRDPGRLETIRPAKSFKARLRSYQRIGLNWLFFLHTLGLGACLADDMGLGKTVQVLAFLNVLYGVRKTGKTPLPPSLLVLPASLLANWTAEIQRFYPDLRVFVAHPGMQPQTDLAKGNSDLIAGCHLVITTYALAGRYRFLKEQHWHCLILDEAQAIKNPGTKQTRAIKTYTADRRLILTGTPIENRLSDLWSLFDFLNPGLLGTATEFKRFAKALSRDHARYGHLRQLIRPYVLRRLKTDKTVIRDLPDKIEMKTYTELTRRQVILYQQMVATLEKSLAEKDGMQRRGLILASLMKLKQLCNHPDQYLGDGGYAESESGKFARLRDICETIYEKRERVLIFTQFKEIIDPLCAFLADVFNRPGLFIHGSVPVGTRKRIIDQFQGETYVPFMVLSLKAGGIGLNLTRANHVIHFDRWWNPAVENQATDRAFRIGQKKNVVVHKFVTRGTVEEKIDRMIEEKKQLSDDVIASGNENWITEMDNARVMDLFRLSLEP; from the coding sequence ATGGCCGCAACCCCACCCGCCAGAGACCTGATCGCCGTACTCATGCCCGACGGCACCCCCCAGCTGGAATGGGCAGCGGTGGAAACGCGCATCAACAAAAGCCGCCAGCTGCTTCAGCAGGAACTGGCCGACCGGTTTGCCGCTGCCGGTGACGGGTGGCTGCTCAGCCTCGGGTTTTCCGATCCCGACATCCCCCTTTCCCCGTCCCTCGCCTTCTGGCGCGAGGTGGCCGGCGATTTTACCCGGCAACTGATCCGCACCCCGGATCTGGAAGCCCTGCGCGGATCGATCCGGCTCGATCTGCCAGAGGAAAGGATCGACGGCTGGCTGGATCGCGCCCCGATGATGACCGGGGTCGACTACCTGAACGCCGATCGCCTGAAACAGGCCTGGGAAGGCCTGCACCTCGCCTGGCAGACGGCCATGGAGGCCCACCGCGGCACGGTGGCCGACTTCATCCGCACCATGAGTCCCAAGGCCCATCTGGTGGGACGCATCTTCTTTCACCTGGTGGAAAACAAGGCCGCCGACCTGCCGTTTGCCTTTCTGGCCACCTACTCCACACGGCTCAACCAGGCCGGCGAATCCCGGCATGTGCCCCTGAAATTCGCCCTACAGGAGTTTGCCGGCAACCGTGAGAAGCTGCTCGAACTGATGGCCACGGTCCACGAGGCTGCCCGATCGTCACCTTTGCTCGGCGATCTGCTGGCCAGCGGCCGGATCTTCCAGCCCCTGGCTTGGCCGGCCCCTCAGGCCTATCGGTTTTTAAAGGACATTCCGGTGTTCGAACGTGCCGGGATCCTTTGCCGGATTCCCAACTGGTGGAAAAGCGGTGCCCCGCGCATCACCCTCGATCTTCAGTTCGGCAGCCGGCAGCCATCCATGGTGGGCATGGAAGCGATCCTGGCCTTTGACGCCGGCCTGCTGCTGGACGGCCAGCCCCTTTCCCGCGACGAGGTCCGTGACCTGCTGGCCCAGTCCGAAGGGCTGGCCTTCATTAAGAACCGATGGGTGGCGGTGGATCCGGACAAACTGCAGAAGGCGCTGGCGGCCTATGAAAAAGCCGAGGCCCTGACCGCCGGCGGCGGGCTCTCCTGGCTGGAAGCCATGCGCCTGCAGATGAATCCGGAAGCGCTGCTCGGCGATGGGGAGGAAGACGCCGGGCTGGTCAGCGTCTCCCACGGACAGTGGCTGGCCGATGTCATCGGAAAACTGCGCGACCCCGGCCGGCTCGAAACCATTCGTCCGGCAAAAAGTTTCAAGGCCCGCTTGCGCAGCTATCAGCGCATCGGGCTGAACTGGCTCTTTTTTCTGCACACCCTGGGACTGGGGGCCTGCCTGGCCGATGACATGGGACTGGGTAAAACCGTTCAGGTGCTGGCCTTCCTGAATGTCCTGTATGGGGTCCGAAAAACCGGCAAAACGCCCCTGCCGCCCAGTCTGCTCGTTCTGCCTGCGTCCCTGTTGGCCAACTGGACCGCAGAAATCCAGCGCTTCTACCCGGACCTGAGGGTCTTTGTCGCCCACCCGGGCATGCAGCCCCAAACAGACCTGGCCAAGGGAAACAGCGATCTGATCGCCGGCTGCCACCTGGTGATCACCACCTATGCCCTGGCCGGACGCTACCGCTTCCTGAAGGAACAGCACTGGCACTGCCTGATCCTGGACGAGGCCCAGGCGATCAAGAACCCGGGGACCAAGCAGACCCGCGCGATCAAAACCTACACGGCCGACCGCCGCCTGATTCTCACCGGCACGCCCATTGAAAACCGCCTTTCCGACCTGTGGTCGCTGTTCGATTTCCTCAATCCCGGCCTGCTCGGCACGGCCACGGAATTCAAACGGTTCGCCAAGGCGCTGAGCCGGGACCATGCCCGTTACGGCCACCTGCGGCAGCTGATCCGGCCTTACGTGCTGCGGCGGCTGAAAACCGACAAGACCGTAATCCGCGACCTGCCAGACAAGATCGAAATGAAAACCTACACGGAGCTGACCCGCAGACAGGTCATCCTCTACCAGCAGATGGTCGCCACGCTGGAAAAAAGCCTGGCAGAAAAGGATGGCATGCAGCGCCGGGGTCTGATTCTGGCTTCCCTGATGAAACTGAAACAGCTGTGCAACCATCCGGATCAATACCTGGGCGATGGGGGGTATGCGGAAAGCGAATCCGGCAAATTCGCCCGTCTGCGCGACATCTGTGAAACGATTTACGAGAAGCGCGAGCGCGTGCTGATCTTCACCCAGTTCAAGGAAATTATTGACCCGCTGTGCGCCTTTCTGGCAGATGTTTTCAATCGCCCGGGGCTGTTCATCCACGGCAGCGTGCCGGTGGGCACCCGCAAGCGCATTATCGATCAGTTCCAGGGGGAAACGTATGTGCCCTTCATGGTCCTGTCCCTCAAGGCCGGCGGTATTGGATTGAACCTGACCCGGGCCAACCACGTGATCCATTTCGACCGCTGGTGGAACCCGGCGGTGGAAAACCAGGCCACGGACCGGGCGTTTCGCATCGGACAGAAGAAAAATGTGGTCGTACACAAGTTTGTCACCCGCGGAACGGTGGAAGAGAAGATCGACCGCATGATCGAGGAAAAAAAGCAGCTCTCGGACGATGTCATCGCCAGCGGAAACGAAAACTGGATCACGGAGATGGACAACGCCCGGGTGATGGATCTGTTCCGGCTGTCGCTGGAACCATAG